One Actinomycetes bacterium DNA segment encodes these proteins:
- a CDS encoding FAD-dependent oxidoreductase, with translation MAQLPDRARIVIVGGGVGGASIAHHLARSGVTDVVVLDRDELTSGSTFHSAGLVGQLRGSVNLTRMMMGSAQLYRELAADPDTDPGWIECGGIRLASSPERLEELERQVAWAETFGLPLERISATEAQGLFPLMSTERVLGATFLPTDGYLDPSQLTYALMKGARRAGVQVHERTRVLGCTASGGAVTGVRTDQGDIECETVVDAGGMYAAEIARMVGVRVPIIPMSHQYVVTQPFRPVDVEARRLPTLRDPDLLVYYREDGAGLVMGGYERQSAPFSLGPDGLDAVPADFNGRLLPEEWPRLEEIYANSVVRVPSMADVEIRKVINGPEGFTPDNEFCLGPTDVHGFWVAAGFCAHGIAGAGGMGEVMAGWILDGDPGMDLWEMDVRRFGRQYRSPKYTLARVRENYESYYDIVYPGHERQAGRPLRMSPAYAAHVAAEASFGEKSGWERVNYYRSNESLGDPSGRPLGWAGKLWSPAIEAEHRATRETAGLFDESSFAKLEVSGPGAAALLEGLCDNRVARGPGRITYTQMLNARGGIECDFTVTQLGDDTFQIVTGTAFGGHDLAWITAHAPRDGSVIVRDVTSQWACFGLWGPRARDILQPLTPQRLDNEAFPYLTMRETTVGSAPVRMLRVTFVGELGWEVYTPAEYGAALWAELVEAGAGHGMLRCGYRAIDSLRAEKGYLYWGSDITADQTPYEAGLGFCVKPDKEFLGREALAGRERPERRLACVTLSDPLRQVLGNEPVRVDGHTVGRVTSGAIGHSVDASIAFAYLPAASALAGTPVEVMVFGEWVPGVVAEPPLYDPKGERIRA, from the coding sequence ATGGCACAGCTGCCGGACCGCGCCCGCATCGTCATCGTCGGTGGCGGGGTCGGGGGCGCCAGCATCGCGCACCACCTGGCGCGAAGCGGGGTCACCGACGTGGTCGTGCTCGACCGCGACGAGCTGACCAGTGGCTCGACGTTCCACTCGGCCGGGCTGGTCGGCCAGCTGCGCGGCTCGGTGAACCTGACCCGGATGATGATGGGTAGCGCCCAGCTGTACCGCGAGCTCGCGGCCGATCCGGACACCGACCCCGGCTGGATCGAGTGCGGCGGCATCCGGCTGGCGTCGTCCCCCGAGCGGCTCGAGGAGCTGGAGCGGCAGGTCGCCTGGGCGGAGACCTTCGGGCTGCCGCTGGAGCGCATCTCGGCCACCGAGGCGCAGGGGCTGTTCCCGCTGATGTCCACCGAGCGGGTGCTTGGCGCCACCTTCCTGCCCACGGACGGCTACCTCGACCCCTCGCAGCTCACCTACGCGCTGATGAAGGGCGCCCGCCGGGCCGGCGTCCAGGTGCACGAGCGCACCCGGGTGCTGGGCTGCACCGCGTCCGGCGGCGCCGTCACCGGCGTGCGGACCGACCAAGGCGACATCGAGTGCGAGACCGTCGTCGACGCCGGCGGCATGTACGCCGCGGAGATCGCCCGGATGGTCGGCGTCCGGGTGCCGATCATCCCGATGAGCCACCAGTACGTCGTCACCCAGCCGTTTCGCCCGGTCGACGTCGAGGCGCGCCGGCTGCCGACCCTGCGCGACCCCGACCTGCTCGTCTACTACCGTGAGGACGGCGCCGGCCTGGTCATGGGCGGCTACGAGCGGCAGTCCGCGCCGTTCTCGCTCGGCCCGGACGGTTTGGACGCCGTCCCGGCCGACTTCAACGGCCGGCTGCTGCCAGAGGAGTGGCCCCGGCTGGAGGAGATCTACGCCAACTCCGTCGTCCGGGTGCCGTCGATGGCCGACGTGGAGATCCGCAAGGTGATCAACGGGCCGGAGGGGTTCACCCCGGACAACGAGTTCTGCCTCGGGCCGACCGACGTCCACGGGTTCTGGGTCGCCGCCGGGTTCTGCGCGCACGGCATCGCCGGTGCCGGTGGCATGGGTGAGGTCATGGCCGGCTGGATTCTGGACGGCGACCCCGGCATGGACCTGTGGGAGATGGACGTGCGCCGGTTCGGCCGGCAGTACCGCTCGCCGAAGTACACGCTGGCCCGGGTCAGGGAGAACTACGAGAGCTACTACGACATCGTCTACCCGGGCCACGAGCGGCAGGCCGGGCGCCCGCTGCGGATGTCGCCCGCGTATGCCGCGCACGTCGCGGCGGAGGCCTCCTTCGGGGAGAAGAGCGGCTGGGAGCGGGTGAACTACTACCGCAGCAACGAGTCGCTCGGCGACCCGTCCGGGCGCCCGCTCGGCTGGGCCGGCAAGCTGTGGTCGCCGGCCATCGAGGCCGAGCACCGGGCCACCCGCGAGACCGCCGGGCTGTTCGACGAGTCGTCCTTCGCCAAGCTCGAGGTGTCCGGCCCCGGCGCCGCCGCGCTGCTGGAGGGCCTGTGCGACAACCGGGTGGCCCGCGGCCCCGGCCGGATCACGTACACCCAGATGCTCAACGCCCGCGGCGGCATCGAGTGCGACTTCACGGTCACCCAGCTGGGCGACGACACCTTCCAGATCGTCACCGGGACGGCGTTCGGCGGGCACGACCTGGCCTGGATCACCGCGCACGCGCCGCGGGACGGCTCGGTCATCGTCCGGGACGTCACCAGCCAGTGGGCCTGCTTCGGCCTGTGGGGCCCGCGGGCGCGGGACATCCTGCAGCCGCTCACCCCGCAGCGGCTGGACAACGAGGCGTTCCCGTACCTGACCATGCGCGAGACCACGGTGGGCTCGGCTCCGGTGCGGATGCTGAGGGTCACGTTCGTCGGAGAGCTCGGCTGGGAGGTCTACACCCCGGCCGAGTACGGCGCGGCACTGTGGGCCGAGCTGGTCGAGGCTGGTGCCGGGCACGGGATGCTCCGCTGCGGCTACCGGGCGATCGACTCGCTGCGCGCCGAGAAGGGCTACCTGTACTGGGGGTCGGACATCACCGCCGACCAGACGCCGTACGAGGCCGGGCTGGGCTTCTGCGTGAAGCCGGACAAGGAGTTCCTCGGCCGGGAGGCGCTGGCCGGGCGGGAGCGGCCAGAGCGGCGGCTGGCGTGCGTCACCCTGTCCGACCCGCTGCGCCAGGTGCTGGGCAACGAGCCGGTGCGGGTCGACGGCCACACCGTGGGGCGGGTGACCAGCGGTGCGATCGGCCACTCGGTGGACGCCTCGATCGCCTTCGCCTACCTGCCCGCGGCGTCCGCCCTGGCGGGCACCCCTGTCGAGGTGATGGTGTTCGGGGAGTGGGTGCCAGGGGTGGTCGCCGAGCCGCCGTTGTACGACCCCAAGGGCGAGCGGATCCGCGCGTGA
- the ligD gene encoding non-homologous end-joining DNA ligase, whose amino-acid sequence MVEKIVVEVEGRRLTLSNPTKVLYPETGFTKAEVIDYYTRVAPVLLPHLAGRPVTFTRWPDGVGGHSFFEKNVPTHAPDWVRRVRLPAPGSGKDRTTIDYALVEDLPTLVWATNLAALELHVPQWRVGADGAARGPDLLVLDLDPGPPATVLECARVALALREMLAADGLTAYPKTSGSKGMQLYVPVAETTDNRTSGYARDQAVRLEREQPGLVVSRMLRSLRPGKVLVDWSQNNAAKTTIAPYSLRARARPTVSAPVTWAEVTAANDPEDLVVTAGDLLRRVQRDGDLLLPLLDDARPALPDPPATGQPGRTR is encoded by the coding sequence ATGGTCGAGAAGATCGTCGTCGAGGTCGAGGGCAGGCGGCTCACGCTGTCCAACCCGACCAAGGTGCTCTACCCCGAAACCGGGTTCACCAAGGCCGAGGTCATCGACTACTACACCCGGGTCGCGCCGGTGCTGCTGCCGCACCTGGCCGGGCGACCGGTGACGTTCACCCGCTGGCCGGACGGCGTGGGCGGGCACTCGTTCTTCGAGAAGAACGTGCCGACGCACGCGCCGGACTGGGTGCGCCGGGTGCGGCTGCCGGCCCCGGGGTCCGGCAAGGACCGCACGACCATCGACTACGCGCTGGTCGAGGACCTGCCCACCCTGGTGTGGGCGACGAACCTGGCCGCCCTCGAGCTGCACGTGCCGCAGTGGCGGGTCGGCGCGGACGGCGCGGCCCGCGGCCCCGACCTGCTGGTCCTCGACCTCGACCCGGGCCCGCCGGCCACGGTCCTGGAGTGCGCCCGTGTGGCGCTGGCCCTGCGGGAGATGCTGGCCGCCGACGGGCTGACGGCGTACCCGAAGACCTCCGGCTCCAAGGGGATGCAGCTGTACGTCCCGGTCGCCGAGACCACCGACAACCGGACGTCCGGCTACGCACGCGACCAGGCCGTGCGGCTGGAGCGGGAGCAGCCCGGCCTGGTCGTCAGCCGGATGCTCCGCAGCCTGCGCCCGGGCAAGGTGCTGGTCGACTGGTCGCAGAACAACGCCGCGAAGACGACGATCGCCCCCTACTCGCTGCGCGCCCGGGCCCGGCCGACCGTCTCCGCACCGGTGACCTGGGCTGAGGTGACCGCCGCGAACGACCCCGAGGACCTCGTGGTGACGGCGGGCGACCTGCTGCGCCGCGTGCAGCGCGACGGCGACCTGCTGCTCCCGCTGCTGGACGACGCCCGGCCGGCGCTGCCCGACCCACCGGCAACCGGACAGCCGGGCCGTACCCGGTAG
- a CDS encoding Ku protein yields the protein MRTIWKGAISFGLVTIPVRLYSATQEQDVSFHQVHRDDGGRIKYQRVCSVDGQQVAYADIAKGYELPTGEVVVLTDEDFADLPLVTSKTVEVLQFVPLEQVDPMYFDSSYYLEPEDLGVKPYVLLRDALDRSARVALVKVALRQRERLACLRSKGGVLVLETMLWPDEIRAPEFGFLSDDVTARPQELAMAESLIEALAGDFDPTEYHDEYRAALQQVIEAKIEGREVVAPPGQATDEGAVVDLMAALRASVEAAQRARGERPDSEEQAEQQEPVDRPTGRKGRRRASA from the coding sequence ATGCGCACGATCTGGAAGGGCGCGATCTCCTTCGGGCTGGTGACGATCCCGGTCCGGCTGTACTCGGCCACCCAGGAGCAGGACGTCTCCTTCCACCAGGTGCACCGTGACGACGGCGGCCGGATCAAGTACCAGCGGGTCTGCTCGGTGGACGGGCAGCAGGTGGCCTACGCCGACATCGCGAAGGGCTACGAGCTGCCCACCGGCGAGGTCGTGGTGCTCACCGACGAGGACTTCGCCGACCTGCCGTTGGTCACTAGCAAGACCGTCGAGGTCCTGCAGTTCGTGCCGCTCGAGCAGGTCGACCCGATGTACTTCGACAGCTCCTACTACCTCGAGCCTGAGGACCTGGGGGTCAAGCCGTACGTTCTGCTGCGCGACGCGCTGGACCGCTCGGCGCGGGTGGCACTGGTTAAGGTGGCGCTGCGCCAGCGGGAGCGGCTGGCCTGTCTTCGGTCCAAGGGCGGCGTCCTCGTGCTCGAGACGATGCTGTGGCCGGACGAGATCCGCGCCCCGGAGTTCGGCTTCCTCTCGGACGACGTCACGGCCCGCCCGCAGGAGCTGGCCATGGCCGAGTCGCTCATCGAGGCGCTGGCCGGTGACTTCGACCCGACGGAGTACCACGACGAGTACCGGGCCGCCCTCCAGCAGGTGATCGAGGCGAAGATCGAGGGCCGTGAGGTGGTCGCACCTCCGGGGCAGGCCACGGACGAGGGCGCGGTGGTCGACCTGATGGCGGCGCTGCGCGCCAGTGTGGAGGCCGCGCAGCGGGCCCGCGGCGAGCGACCCGACAGTGAGGAGCAGGCCGAGCAGCAGGAGCCGGTTGATAGGCCAACCGGGCGAAAGGGTCGCCGGCGTGCTTCTGCCTGA
- a CDS encoding DUF3107 domain-containing protein: MEVKIGVKGAARELALESNESPEAVTAAVQAALAADEGLLILEDEKGHKIVVVADQLAYVEIGEQIERRVGFGTM, encoded by the coding sequence GTGGAGGTCAAAATCGGGGTCAAGGGCGCAGCGCGCGAGCTGGCGCTCGAGAGCAACGAGTCCCCCGAGGCCGTCACCGCGGCGGTCCAGGCCGCACTGGCCGCTGACGAGGGGCTGCTCATCCTGGAGGACGAGAAGGGCCACAAGATCGTGGTCGTGGCCGACCAGCTGGCCTACGTCGAGATCGGCGAGCAGATCGAGCGCCGGGTCGGCTTCGGCACGATGTAG
- a CDS encoding alpha/beta fold hydrolase has translation MTDLRDTPTFPPWPPERVSLPGYTLSVRVAPGTGPAAEPAVLVHGLGGSALNWTQLMGLLADRLDGRAPDLPGFGDSPPPDDGDYSVAGHARAVIALLEHDDRGRVHLFGNSLGGAVATAVAARRPDLVRTLTLIAPALPDLRPGRWRTAVAAMALPGVGALVARRMQALTPEERVAGLLDLVFADPASVSPAARQLAVEEAARRAALPYASDALASSARGLMRSWATRGPDSLWAQARQVGAPTLVVYGGRDKLVPHAGRRVGETFPDARVVLLPRSGHVAQMEHPEVVERLVREHLGRVG, from the coding sequence GTGACCGACCTTCGTGACACCCCCACGTTTCCACCCTGGCCGCCCGAGCGGGTCTCTCTCCCCGGCTACACCCTGTCCGTCCGGGTGGCGCCCGGCACCGGACCGGCCGCCGAGCCCGCCGTGCTCGTCCACGGTCTGGGCGGGTCGGCGCTCAACTGGACGCAGCTCATGGGACTGCTCGCCGACCGGCTGGACGGCCGCGCACCCGATCTGCCGGGATTCGGTGACTCACCGCCCCCCGACGACGGCGACTACTCGGTGGCCGGCCACGCCAGGGCGGTCATCGCGCTGCTGGAGCACGACGACCGGGGCCGGGTGCACCTGTTCGGCAACTCCCTGGGAGGTGCCGTCGCCACGGCGGTGGCCGCACGGCGGCCCGACCTGGTGCGCACCCTGACGCTGATCGCCCCGGCCCTGCCGGACCTTCGGCCAGGGCGCTGGCGCACCGCAGTCGCCGCGATGGCCCTGCCCGGCGTCGGGGCGCTGGTCGCCCGGCGGATGCAGGCGCTCACCCCGGAGGAGCGGGTCGCAGGCCTGCTCGACCTGGTGTTCGCCGACCCCGCCAGCGTCTCGCCGGCCGCCCGTCAGCTCGCGGTCGAGGAGGCCGCCCGGCGCGCGGCACTGCCCTACGCCTCCGACGCTCTCGCGTCGTCGGCCCGGGGCCTGATGCGCTCCTGGGCGACCCGCGGACCGGACTCGCTGTGGGCGCAGGCCCGGCAGGTCGGCGCGCCCACGCTCGTGGTCTACGGCGGTCGGGACAAGCTGGTGCCGCACGCGGGTCGGCGGGTCGGCGAGACGTTCCCGGACGCCCGGGTGGTGCTGCTGCCTCGGAGCGGGCACGTGGCCCAGATGGAGCATCCCGAGGTGGTCGAGCGGCTGGTCCGTGAGCACCTCGGCCGGGTCGGCTGA
- a CDS encoding TetR/AcrR family transcriptional regulator produces MSSRVGPEPPARGVRLPRSARRAQLLNAARDVFVVSGYHAAGMDDIAERAGVSKPVLYQHFPSKLELYLALLDQSSADLQATVRDALESTTDNKQRVTATMQAYFDFVGAESSTFRLVFESDLTSEPAVRDRVDRVQQESAEQVSEVIAEDAGLSNEQAHLLAVGLIGMAQVSARYWVTTGQQIPADEAVRLVSTLAWRGISKFPRTGG; encoded by the coding sequence ATGTCCAGCCGGGTGGGCCCAGAGCCACCGGCCAGAGGTGTGCGGCTGCCCCGCAGCGCCCGCCGCGCCCAGCTGCTCAACGCGGCGCGCGACGTCTTCGTCGTCAGCGGCTACCACGCGGCCGGCATGGACGACATCGCCGAGCGCGCCGGGGTGTCCAAGCCGGTGCTCTACCAGCACTTCCCCAGCAAGCTCGAGCTCTACCTCGCGCTGCTGGACCAGAGCAGTGCGGACCTGCAGGCCACCGTCCGGGACGCCCTCGAGTCGACCACGGACAACAAGCAGCGGGTCACCGCGACCATGCAGGCCTACTTCGACTTCGTCGGGGCCGAGTCCAGCACCTTCCGGCTGGTCTTCGAGTCGGACCTGACGTCCGAGCCCGCCGTCCGGGACCGGGTGGACCGGGTGCAGCAGGAGTCGGCCGAGCAGGTCAGCGAGGTGATCGCTGAGGACGCCGGCCTGTCCAACGAACAGGCGCACCTGCTCGCGGTGGGGCTGATCGGCATGGCGCAGGTCAGCGCCCGGTACTGGGTCACCACCGGTCAGCAGATCCCTGCGGACGAGGCGGTGCGACTGGTCTCCACGCTGGCCTGGCGGGGCATCTCGAAGTTCCCCCGCACCGGCGGCTGA
- a CDS encoding phosphotransferase, whose product MQPDLGDLPEQLDVLRGRRLEVCELGGGLTNRNYRVTTDDGGDYVVRVSSTETGLLAIDRDAERHNTTAAWLAGVGAPVIEALPDRNVLVVGFLSGRTLQAPDVRDPATIPRIAAAVRTLHAGPEFQGSFDMRSIRRRYLGVVTEHGFRLPADYLDLAPRVEALEAALLPGAETPRPCNNDLLAANLIDDGEWIWLIDYEYSGMNEPSFELGNIASESGLEREELAALVAAYWGRGSRSKTCRAEAWSLLARYGWTLWASIQASVSPIDFDFWSWGMEKYDSARADLLGPAHDRLLDGLAADD is encoded by the coding sequence GTGCAGCCTGATCTCGGTGACCTGCCCGAGCAGCTCGACGTGCTGCGCGGTCGCCGGCTCGAGGTGTGCGAGCTCGGCGGTGGGCTGACCAACCGCAACTACCGGGTCACCACGGACGACGGCGGCGACTACGTCGTGCGCGTCTCCTCGACCGAGACCGGCCTGCTGGCCATCGACCGGGACGCCGAGCGGCACAACACCACGGCGGCCTGGCTGGCCGGCGTCGGCGCGCCCGTGATCGAGGCGCTGCCCGACCGCAACGTCCTCGTCGTCGGCTTCCTGTCGGGCCGCACCCTGCAGGCACCCGACGTCCGCGACCCAGCGACCATCCCGCGGATCGCTGCGGCCGTGCGGACCCTGCACGCCGGTCCGGAGTTCCAGGGCTCCTTCGACATGCGCAGCATCCGGCGGCGCTACCTCGGCGTGGTGACCGAGCACGGCTTCCGGCTGCCGGCGGACTACCTCGACCTGGCGCCCCGAGTGGAGGCGCTCGAGGCGGCCCTGCTGCCGGGGGCGGAGACCCCGCGACCGTGCAACAACGACCTCCTGGCCGCCAACCTGATCGACGACGGTGAGTGGATTTGGCTGATCGACTACGAGTACAGCGGGATGAACGAGCCGAGCTTCGAGCTGGGCAACATCGCCTCGGAGTCCGGGCTGGAGCGCGAGGAGCTGGCGGCGCTGGTCGCCGCCTACTGGGGTCGGGGATCCCGGAGCAAGACCTGCCGGGCCGAGGCCTGGTCGCTGCTGGCCCGCTACGGCTGGACGCTGTGGGCCTCCATCCAGGCCTCGGTGTCCCCGATCGACTTCGACTTCTGGTCCTGGGGCATGGAGAAGTACGACTCGGCCAGGGCCGACCTGCTGGGTCCCGCCCACGACCGCCTGCTGGACGGCCTCGCGGCCGACGACTGA